A stretch of the Paenibacillus dendritiformis genome encodes the following:
- a CDS encoding GNAT family N-acetyltransferase translates to MKKLAVRPVTRDNWEQAIQIKIHEEQEPFVPTIYEALTYAYIKPWDEELDPFLICEEEAAIGFFYMSYTPNSADNYWIGGFQIDKSYQGKGYGKLALRAIIDFIRETHPLCRLISLTVELENKPAQRLYERIGFVNQQEKNQDGEVIYKLFLA, encoded by the coding sequence ATGAAAAAACTAGCTGTCCGTCCCGTCACGCGGGATAATTGGGAGCAAGCCATTCAAATCAAGATTCATGAGGAGCAAGAGCCTTTTGTTCCTACCATTTATGAAGCCCTGACGTATGCTTATATCAAGCCATGGGATGAGGAGCTGGATCCTTTTCTTATATGCGAAGAGGAGGCCGCGATCGGATTTTTCTATATGAGCTACACACCGAATAGCGCGGATAATTATTGGATTGGCGGGTTTCAAATCGATAAATCATATCAGGGAAAAGGCTACGGCAAGCTGGCGCTGAGAGCGATCATCGATTTCATTCGCGAGACTCATCCCCTGTGCAGGCTGATCTCCTTAACGGTCGAGCTGGAGAACAAGCCGGCTCAACGGCTGTATGAAAGGATAGGCTTTGTGAACCAACAGGAGAAGAATCAAGACGGAGAAGTCATTTATAAACTTTTTCTAGCATAA
- a CDS encoding alpha/beta hydrolase: protein MKETRIYKQVNNCSIYADIYYQGSNSPVILYIHGGALIFGSREWLSSEQIEFFTGSGFSVVNIDYRLAPETDFEFIIEDIRDAMDWVRTKATEWYDFDTDNIAVMGSSAGGYLSLVTGTMDIKPKAIVSFYGYGDILGEWYAQPSEFYCKKPVIDRGTAIKHVGEEEVTAGDWGRFPFYLYCRQQGVWIQEVTGMDRTHDVDKLIKFNPIDNVSPDYPPTLFLHGDQDTDVPYEQSVIMHEKLKEKGVCSKLITMEGADHAFDRNFKDPTVQRAFHDVLAFLKTYLC, encoded by the coding sequence ATGAAAGAAACTAGAATATATAAGCAAGTTAATAACTGTTCAATATATGCGGATATTTATTACCAAGGCTCGAATTCGCCAGTCATTTTGTACATTCATGGAGGAGCATTGATTTTTGGCAGCAGAGAATGGCTTTCCTCCGAACAAATCGAGTTTTTTACGGGTTCCGGGTTCAGTGTGGTTAATATTGATTACCGGCTAGCGCCAGAAACGGATTTTGAGTTTATTATAGAAGATATTAGAGACGCAATGGATTGGGTTCGAACAAAAGCAACAGAATGGTATGATTTTGATACCGATAATATTGCGGTAATGGGTAGTTCCGCCGGTGGGTACCTTAGTTTAGTAACGGGAACCATGGATATAAAGCCTAAAGCCATTGTCTCCTTCTATGGTTATGGAGATATTTTAGGCGAGTGGTATGCTCAGCCGAGTGAGTTTTATTGCAAGAAACCGGTGATTGATCGAGGAACGGCAATAAAGCATGTAGGTGAGGAAGAGGTAACCGCGGGCGATTGGGGGAGATTTCCTTTTTATCTTTATTGCCGCCAACAAGGAGTCTGGATTCAAGAAGTAACAGGAATGGATCGTACTCATGATGTGGATAAACTAATCAAATTCAATCCAATCGATAATGTTTCGCCAGACTACCCGCCCACATTATTCCTTCATGGAGATCAAGATACGGATGTTCCCTATGAGCAATCTGTAATTATGCATGAGAAGCTCAAGGAAAAGGGAGTTTGCTCCAAACTCATTACAATGGAAGGGGCGGATCACGCGTTCGATCGTAATTTTAAAGATCCCACGGTGCAAAGAGCATTTCATGACGTCTTGGCCTTCCTGAAAACTTATTTGTGCTAG
- a CDS encoding DUF695 domain-containing protein: MSDHWDIYFCDIQGKFSSIVLDMDIWKEIEKSEYPHPIVMRIPIKNPGKSGTPIHEEAELLNDLEDKITNEISGFGFLVGRITTDGLRDVFYYFSKPYELEKVAEKYFIEHGYEIQVHHIEEENPWDFYFEYLYPNKYQLQHMGNRKVVDQLRESGDTFENSRRVDHWIYFQSTEDKENFDAKAILLGFNIDSDPSHDEKMCTHIYRSDYVDFHSINEVTDILVDLAGECNGEYDGWGTTVVK, encoded by the coding sequence ATGTCTGATCATTGGGATATTTATTTTTGTGACATTCAGGGTAAGTTTTCATCAATTGTACTGGATATGGATATCTGGAAGGAGATTGAGAAATCGGAGTATCCTCATCCCATCGTTATGAGAATACCAATTAAGAACCCTGGAAAAAGCGGTACTCCAATTCATGAAGAAGCTGAATTACTCAACGACCTCGAAGACAAAATCACTAATGAGATTTCAGGTTTTGGATTTCTTGTTGGCAGGATAACTACTGATGGGTTACGGGATGTATTTTATTATTTTTCTAAACCGTACGAGCTGGAAAAAGTAGCAGAAAAGTATTTCATTGAACATGGATATGAGATTCAGGTACATCATATCGAAGAAGAAAATCCTTGGGATTTTTATTTTGAGTATCTTTACCCCAACAAATATCAACTTCAACATATGGGGAATAGAAAAGTTGTCGATCAGTTACGGGAGTCGGGGGATACATTTGAAAATTCGAGAAGGGTAGATCACTGGATCTATTTTCAATCTACTGAAGACAAAGAGAATTTTGATGCAAAGGCTATACTTTTAGGATTCAATATCGATTCGGATCCTTCTCATGACGAAAAAATGTGTACTCATATTTATCGTTCTGATTACGTTGACTTCCATTCGATAAATGAAGTAACGGATATCCTTGTTGATTTAGCAGGAGAATGTAATGGTGAATATGATGGATGGGGAACGACCGTAGTTAAGTAG